GCGCTAATTTTTCGTCTATTGTTTATGCTGCCAAGGGAATACAGGCGCGCAGGGATCCATTCACCTGGTTCATGTCGGGCAGCCTTAATTTCTCTGTACTTGACTGGAGCATCCCATTTAATTATAGTTACAGCAACCAGCATGGAACGTTCACACAGCCTTTCAATCAGCTAAGTTTGGCGCCACAGTACAAATGGATTAAAGGATATGCGGGATATAACAGCATGACCTTTTCATCATATACAATGGCGGGCTATGTTTTTCTGGGTGGAGGGATTGAGCTGAACCCGGGTAATTGGCGCATCAGTGCGATGTATGGGAGACTCAATAAGCCGGTGCCTTATGATGCGATCGCGGACTCGGACGCGAACATGGCTTATAAACGGATGGGATATGGTGCAAAGGCAGGATATGAGAAAAATGGACATGCTATGCATTTGATCCTCTTCAAAGCAAGTGATGACCCGTTTTCAATTCCTTTCATACCATTAAATACCGCAGTTTTGCCAAAAGATAATATGGCGATCAGTTTGATAGGGAAAACAAAACTAAACACACATTTTTCGCTTGAGGGAGAATATGCGTTGTCGGGGTTGACAAGAAACATATTGTCTGCGGAAGACGCAGCCACAGACCGCAAAAATTATTTCCCCGGGTTATTTATTATGCGATCGACTTCGCAGTTTTTCAGCGCGTATAAAACCGCTTTTGCGTATCATGCACAACAATTTAATATTCAGCTGCAATATGAGCGTGTAGCACCGGATTACCAGACACTTGGCGCGTATTATTTCAATAATGATCTGGAGAATATCACTTTAGCTCCGTCCCTGAGCCTGCTGAAGGGAAAATTAAATCTTAGTCTGAATTCGGGATTCCAGCGTAATAACCTTGATAAAACAAAACTGAACGATACACGCAGATTTGTAAATGCTGCGAATGTCAATATGATGGTGAGTAACAAACTTTCGCTGAATGGCTCTTACTCAAACTTCAGCAGTTATACAAAAAACCGGCCGCAAAACGATCCTTTCTTTTACAATACACTCGATACTTTGAATTTTTACCAGGTGACGCAAAGTGCGAATACAGGCGTCAACTATAACTTTGGCAATGCCAAACTAAAGCAAGGTTTTATGCTTTTTACATCCTACCAGGTAACCGGCCAGAGAACAGGTATGCAGGAGCAGGTGCCGTTTATAGTTTATAGTGGCAACCTGGGCTACAACTTAAGTTGGCTGCCGACAAAAACAAACGGGAGTATTACGTTCAATATAAACCAAAGTGTGTTAGATGTATTAACTACCACTTATTGGGGCCCGAACCTTTCAGTTGCGCAAACGTTCATGAATAGTGCATTGCGAATAAGCACAACCGGAACATTCAACCAGGTAGTAATCAACGGGAAAACAAACAGTAATGTTTTTAATTCAAGAGTTGGAATTAATTATGTTCCCCAAATAAAAGAACCTAAATACGGGAAGCCAACATTGGGCATTACCTGTAATTACTTAAAGCGATTGCCCTCTGAACAGAGTGTAAAGAAGTTCAACGAGCTTACCGCCACGATCAACCTGAGTTATTCCTTTTAGTGTTTTATCTCGGCAAACTCACGTGTCCTGAGTAATCGTATTCGTCACCCATAAAGTCGGTTACTTTAATATAAATTTTTAAACAAACCCCCATTAAAACACTTATATATAGTGATATTCAGAGAGACTCCATTTTTCTGAAAAATTTCAGCATGGCTCATTTTTTGTTGTAATGAGGTTTTCTGTTTTTTGTCTCGTAAGTATTTTTAGGGTCGCGAGTTAAAAATTCTATTAATTTTGTTAGCTTCGCTTAACGAAAAATGTAAATGCAGAAATTAGTTTTAGAAGGAACAGACAATACACCTAAGGTTATTTTTGACCCGGAAAATAATATTTTTGAAATTTCGGGTTCATCGCATCCTGAAAATCCCGCTAAATTTTACAACCCTCTTTTGAATTGGATAGATGAGTATGCGAAAGCGCCGAATAAAGTAACTGAGCTTTCATTTAAACTTGATTATTTTAACTCATCAACAGCAAAATACATATTGAATATATTGTGGGGGTTTGAAAAAACTGCAAAAGAAGGTGTAAACAAAGTCATTTTTCATTGGTATTATCAGGAAGAAGATGTTGATGCCTTTGCTTCTGGCGAACGATATGCCCAGCTCACCACTTCCGAATTTCGTTTAGTTAAACATTAATTGCCGCAGGTCCGTCAGTCCCAATTCCTTTCAAATCAGATCATCTTTTTTCAATGTGTGGCTTGTATACCATTTCCCCATAATAGACTTGGGCTAAATTTGTCTATAATTGTAATAAATTAAATCGAATCAATAATTAATGTCAAGAAAATCAAAAAATAAACCGGGAAAGAACGTGTACTTGTTCGAAAAAGTATTAGCAGTGCTGAAAAAAGCGCCCGGTAAATTATTTAACTATAAACAAGTGGCATCAATACTTGGTATTTCAGATGAAAGCCAGCGCCAACTTGTAAATGTAATGCTCTCCGAACTTTTACAAAAGGGACTGATAGAAGAAGCCGACCGCGGAAAGTATAAGATCAAAGGCGCCGCCCGCCGCTATGTCACAGGAAAAGTGGACATGACCATGTCGGGCTCCGCTTATGTGATATCGGATGAGTTGGAGAATGATATTTACATTGCTCCCAAATACACCAAAGGTTATTTGCAGGGCGATATAGTAAAAGTATTACTGTTCCCTGATCGAAAAAGCGGCAAGCACGAAGGAGAAATTGTAGAAATTGTAAAACGTGCACGTGATGAATATGTAGGTACCATACAGATTTCGGAACGTTTCGCGTTTTTAGTCCCAAGCAGTAATAAAAACGGAACAGATATTTACGTGCCGCTCAATAAATTAAAGGGCGCGAAAAACGGACAAAAAGTAATTGTAAAAATTACAGAGTGGCCAAAGAATGCAGTTAATCCGATTGGTGAAGTAATTGATGTTTTGGGAAATGCGGGCGAGAACAATACCGAGATGCACGCTATACTCGCTGAATACGGCTTACCGTACGAGTTCCCGAAAGAAGTGGAAAAGGTAGCGGATTATATTCCAACCGAAATAACGGCCGCTGAAATAGCCAAACGAAAAGATTTCAGGAACGTCACAACATTTACCATCGACCCGTTTGACGCGAAAGATTTCGATGACGCTCTTTCCATTCAAAAATTAAAAAACGGAAATTGGGAAATAGGAATTCACATTGCCGATGTATCACATTATGTAAAAGAAAAATCGATAATCGATAATGAAGCCTCATCACGTGCCACATCGGTTTATCTTGTGGATCGTGTGGTGCCTATGTTACCCGAAATTTTGTCGAACAATGTTTGTTCACTGCGGCCCAATGAAGACAAGCTTTGTTTCTCGGCTGTATTCGAAATGAACGAACAGGCACAGGTTGAAGCGCAATGGTTTGGCCGTACTGTTATCCATTCCGACAGGCGCTATACTTACGAAGAAGCGCAGGCTTTGTTGGAAGACGGGAACGCGAAAAAGGCAAGCGGCATAGAAATTAATGGAGGAAAAGAGGCCGACTTTCAACAGGAATTAATGGTGCTGGATAAATTATCGAAAACACTTCGTGCCGACCGTATGCGTAAAGGAAGTATAGCTTTTGAAAAAAGTGAAGTGAAATTTCATTTAGATGAAGTGGGCAACCCTACAGGCGTTTACTTTAAGCAAATGAAAGATTCGAACCAGTTGATCGAAGATTTTATGTTGCTGGCGAATAGAAGAGTGGCGGCGTTTGTTGGAGCGAGGGGCGAGGGACGAGGGACGAGATACGAGGGAAAAAACAACCAACAACCAACAACCAATAACCAACAACTACCTTTTGTTTACCGCATACATGACAAGCCTAACGAAGAAAAGCTGAGTGACCTCGGCGGCTTTGTTGGAAAATTCGGATATAAAATAAATCTGAAAAACGAAAAATCAACGGTTGACTCGCTGAATAAGTTATTGAAAGATGTGGAAGGAAAGAGTGAAGCAAATGTTATTTCTATGTTGACCATACGTACAATGGCGAAAGCTGTCTACTCTACAAAAAATATAGGGCACTATGGTTTAGGCTTTGAGTTTTATACACACTTTACTTCGCCCATCAGGCGATACCCGGATGTGATGGTACATCGTTTATTGCAGCATTACCTGGATGGAGGAAAACCCGTTGACGCCGACGCGCTTGAACTGGAATGTAAACATTCGTCAGATATGGAGAAGCTTGCAGCCGATGCCGAGCGTTCATCCATCAAATACAAACAAGTACAATTTTTACAGGACAGAGTAGGGGAGGAGTTCGACGGAATGATCTCCGGCGTTACGGAGTGGGGCATATTTGTTGAGCTTAACGAAAACCATTGCGAAGGTATGGTGCGCATACGCGATATAAAAGGCGATATGTATTATTTTGACGAAGAAAATTATTGTCTCGTTGGCCGCAGAACCAAACAGACTCTTCGCCTCGGCGACCCTTTGCGTATTGAAATAAAAGGCGCCAACCTGATTAAAAAGCAATTGGATTTTGCTATAGTTGAGCAATTGCCTAAAAAAGCTGTCCAACCCAAACAGGAACAAAGAACTAAAGACATAAAAGAGGAGCGCCCGCAAAAAGGGAAAGGCAATAAATTTAAGGATGAGTGGGGGTTTGAGGTGTGAAGGAAATTATTTATAGGAAATATCAATAATACTAATGTAAACTTGTTTGTGGCAAGTATGAATAGATTATGAAACCAATATTTACAATACACGCAGGCGAGTATTTAGTTGCAGCAGAAATTGAGAAATCACTTAGAAGTGCGACTGTTTGGTTACCAAGTAAAGACACAGGAATTGACCTTTTACTTACCGACAAAACAAATAAAAGAACAACATCTGTCCAAGTAAAATTCTCTAAAGACTTCAATAGTACACATGTAAAGGAACATTTACGTCCAAACATAAAAGGAACTGGCTGGTGGACTTTAAATCGGGAGAAAATTGAAAAATCTCCAGCCGACTATTGGATATTTATTCTATACAGCTTTGAAAAAAAATCAAATGATTTTATTATAATAGAACCGAAGACAATCCTTAAAATATTTGCTAGCCTTGATCGAAAAGAAAAATCTATACATTGTTATATCACCGTAACGAATAATAAAAAAGCATTTGAATCACGTGGACTTTCTAAAATGGATATGCAGTTATTATGTGATAATAAGTTTGTAAATCCAAAACGCGACTTGACAAAATATTTGAATAATTGGGGACCAATTATTAATAGCTTGAACTGAGTGTACGGGCTGTTTAAAGTAGAATTCTTTGATGGCAAAAATAGACTCAATCCA
The Bacteroidota bacterium DNA segment above includes these coding regions:
- a CDS encoding DUF1987 domain-containing protein, coding for MQKLVLEGTDNTPKVIFDPENNIFEISGSSHPENPAKFYNPLLNWIDEYAKAPNKVTELSFKLDYFNSSTAKYILNILWGFEKTAKEGVNKVIFHWYYQEEDVDAFASGERYAQLTTSEFRLVKH
- the rnr gene encoding ribonuclease R — its product is MSRKSKNKPGKNVYLFEKVLAVLKKAPGKLFNYKQVASILGISDESQRQLVNVMLSELLQKGLIEEADRGKYKIKGAARRYVTGKVDMTMSGSAYVISDELENDIYIAPKYTKGYLQGDIVKVLLFPDRKSGKHEGEIVEIVKRARDEYVGTIQISERFAFLVPSSNKNGTDIYVPLNKLKGAKNGQKVIVKITEWPKNAVNPIGEVIDVLGNAGENNTEMHAILAEYGLPYEFPKEVEKVADYIPTEITAAEIAKRKDFRNVTTFTIDPFDAKDFDDALSIQKLKNGNWEIGIHIADVSHYVKEKSIIDNEASSRATSVYLVDRVVPMLPEILSNNVCSLRPNEDKLCFSAVFEMNEQAQVEAQWFGRTVIHSDRRYTYEEAQALLEDGNAKKASGIEINGGKEADFQQELMVLDKLSKTLRADRMRKGSIAFEKSEVKFHLDEVGNPTGVYFKQMKDSNQLIEDFMLLANRRVAAFVGARGEGRGTRYEGKNNQQPTTNNQQLPFVYRIHDKPNEEKLSDLGGFVGKFGYKINLKNEKSTVDSLNKLLKDVEGKSEANVISMLTIRTMAKAVYSTKNIGHYGLGFEFYTHFTSPIRRYPDVMVHRLLQHYLDGGKPVDADALELECKHSSDMEKLAADAERSSIKYKQVQFLQDRVGEEFDGMISGVTEWGIFVELNENHCEGMVRIRDIKGDMYYFDEENYCLVGRRTKQTLRLGDPLRIEIKGANLIKKQLDFAIVEQLPKKAVQPKQEQRTKDIKEERPQKGKGNKFKDEWGFEV